The following coding sequences are from one Thiohalorhabdus sp. Cl-TMA window:
- the trpC gene encoding indole-3-glycerol phosphate synthase TrpC produces the protein MSGSGRATILEEILGRKAEELAERRAALPEPELRERLAAGDAPPLRDFMGALQAKERQARPAVIAEVKRASPSAGVIRTDFDPVAIGTAYARGGAAALSVLTDRDFFGGSDDYLRQAREASGLPALRKDFTIDPYQVSEARLLGADCVLLIVAALDDDTLAACLDRAAEEGIAALVEVHDAAELDRALGLGAELVGVNNRDLHTFETRLATSLELADRAPEGITLVAESGIHSRSDIDQLRSAGIPAFLVGEWFMRAPDPGVALAELLTG, from the coding sequence ATGAGCGGCAGCGGACGCGCCACCATCCTGGAGGAGATCCTGGGCCGCAAGGCGGAGGAGCTGGCCGAGCGCCGCGCCGCCCTCCCCGAGCCTGAGCTGCGGGAGCGGCTGGCCGCGGGAGATGCCCCGCCTCTGCGGGATTTCATGGGGGCGTTGCAGGCCAAGGAGCGCCAGGCCCGACCGGCGGTGATCGCCGAGGTGAAGCGGGCCAGCCCCTCGGCGGGCGTGATCCGCACCGACTTCGACCCCGTCGCCATCGGCACCGCCTATGCCCGGGGCGGGGCCGCCGCCCTTTCCGTGCTCACGGACCGCGATTTCTTTGGCGGCAGCGACGACTACCTGCGCCAGGCCCGCGAGGCCAGCGGCCTGCCCGCCCTGCGCAAGGACTTCACCATCGATCCCTACCAGGTGAGCGAGGCCCGCCTGCTGGGCGCGGACTGTGTGCTGCTCATCGTCGCCGCCCTGGACGACGATACCCTGGCCGCCTGCCTGGACCGCGCCGCCGAAGAGGGCATCGCCGCCCTGGTGGAGGTCCATGACGCCGCCGAGCTCGACCGGGCCCTGGGCCTGGGCGCCGAGCTGGTGGGCGTGAATAACCGCGATCTGCATACCTTCGAGACCCGGCTGGCCACCAGCCTGGAGCTGGCCGACCGTGCTCCGGAAGGCATCACCCTGGTGGCCGAGAGCGGCATCCACAGCCGTTCCGACATCGACCAGCTCCGGTCCGCCGGCATTCCCGCCTTCCTGGTGGGGGAGTGGTTCATGCGCGCCCCCGATCCCGGAGTTGCCCTGGCCGAGCTCCTAACCGGCTGA
- a CDS encoding beta-class carbonic anhydrase, with the protein MTLKHQLESEFRQQSNWSLRRQMGIPNNRRLWVCACMDERLPVDEALGIRGDHGDAHVFRNAGGIITDDAIRSAMLTCNFFGTEEIVIINHTECGMMSAHTETLLQAFKDMGMDTDGVQVDPATPELKLEQGAFGKWIRMFDSHSVDDICAQQMEYVRGHPLIPDHVTVSGWIWEVETGHLRPPHQRLSERVNSAREMGAK; encoded by the coding sequence ATGACCCTCAAGCATCAGCTCGAAAGCGAGTTCCGGCAGCAGAGCAACTGGTCCCTCCGCCGCCAGATGGGAATTCCCAACAACCGCCGCCTCTGGGTATGCGCCTGCATGGACGAGCGGCTGCCCGTGGACGAGGCCCTGGGCATCCGGGGTGACCATGGCGACGCCCACGTCTTCCGCAACGCCGGCGGCATCATCACCGACGATGCCATCCGCTCGGCCATGCTCACCTGCAACTTCTTCGGAACGGAGGAGATCGTAATCATCAACCACACCGAATGCGGCATGATGTCGGCGCACACCGAGACCCTCCTGCAGGCCTTCAAGGACATGGGCATGGACACGGATGGTGTCCAGGTGGATCCCGCTACCCCGGAGCTCAAGCTGGAACAGGGGGCGTTCGGCAAGTGGATCCGCATGTTCGATAGCCACTCGGTGGACGACATCTGCGCGCAGCAGATGGAGTACGTGCGCGGCCATCCGTTGATTCCCGACCACGTCACCGTGAGCGGCTGGATCTGGGAGGTGGAGACCGGCCACCTCCGCCCGCCCCATCAGCGCCTTTCCGAGCGGGTCAACAGCGCAAGGGAGATGGGTGCCAAGTAG
- a CDS encoding Hsp20/alpha crystallin family protein: MAEGQQQGQQEVQRVPSRGMTPFDEMERMFEELMPRGWMRPFRGGWPRLGEMEAFEGRWPRVDVQDQESEILVRAELPGVKKDDLDVSLSEHTVTIKATSRREEEEGEREGEYYRREISTGAFSRTVALPSEVDSDNAKAKFEDGILELTLPKREQAKRRHITVE; the protein is encoded by the coding sequence ATGGCGGAAGGACAGCAGCAGGGTCAACAAGAGGTACAGCGTGTCCCTTCCCGGGGGATGACCCCCTTCGATGAAATGGAACGGATGTTCGAGGAGCTCATGCCGCGCGGCTGGATGCGGCCCTTCCGCGGCGGCTGGCCCCGCCTCGGTGAGATGGAGGCCTTCGAGGGCCGCTGGCCGCGGGTGGATGTGCAGGACCAAGAGAGCGAAATCCTGGTGCGCGCGGAGCTGCCCGGGGTGAAGAAGGACGACCTGGACGTGTCCCTCTCCGAGCACACGGTAACCATCAAGGCCACCAGCCGCCGGGAGGAAGAGGAAGGCGAGCGGGAGGGCGAATACTATCGCCGCGAGATCTCCACCGGCGCCTTCTCCCGGACCGTGGCCCTGCCGTCCGAGGTGGACAGCGATAACGCCAAGGCGAAGTTCGAGGACGGCATCCTGGAGCTGACCCTGCCCAAGCGTGAGCAGGCCAAGCGGCGCCACATCACCGTGGAATAG